CATTGCATTGATAAACATAATGCTCCTTATATTATTGTTGTCGTGCTTTTTTGTCATGCTGAACCGATAGCTATCGGGATAATCGAAGCACGACAAAAAATAAACTATGATATACTTTCAAAACCAAGATATGAATGTAATACTTTTGGAAGTATAATACCTTCGGCGGTTTGGTTATTTTCGAGCAATGCGGCTACAATTCTAGGCAATGCCAATGCTGAACCGTTGAGTGTGTGAGCCAATTTTGTTTTGCCATCACTCTTATATCTTAGTTTTAATCTGTTACTCTGAAACGATTCAAAGTTTGAAACTGAACTTACTTCTAACCAACGTTCTTGTGCAGCACTCCACACTTCCATATCATAAGTATGTGCAGATGCAAAACTCATATCACCCCCACATAAACGCAGCACACGATAAGGTAGTTCCAATTTTTGCAAAAGACTTTGAACATAGTTACTCATTTGTTCCAATATATCATAACTTTCATCGGGATGGGCAATCTGTACAATCTCCACTTTATCGAACTGGTGTAAGCGATTGAGTCCGCGTACATGGGCTCCCCAACTACCCGCTTCCCTGCGGAAACAAGGTGTATATCCCACATTTTTTACAGGTAAATCTTCTTCACGCAAAATCACATCTCTATATAAGTTTGTAATAGGAACTTCTGCAGTGGGAATACAATATAAATTATCGGCAGGCATATAATACATTTGTCCTTCCTTATCGGGCAGTTGCCCAGTGCCGTATCCTGAATCTTCGTTCACTAAAATAGGTGGTTGTATCTCCATAAAACCCTGCTTCAATGCTTCATCTAAAAAAAAATTGATGAGGGCACGTTGCAGTCTCGCACCTTTGCCTTTATATACAGGAAATCCTGCACCTGTTATTTTATTTCCAAGTTCAAAATCTATTATATCATATTGTGAAATTAAATCCCAGTGCGGCTTGGCACCATCATATAGTTTTTTTATTTCACCATGTTCTAATACTATTTCATTTTCTTCTGGAGTTTTACCTGCGGGTACGCTTGTGTGTGGTAAGTTGGGCAACAGAATCATCATTTTCTGTTGCTCATCTTCCAAAGATTTCAATTGCTCCTCTAACGATTTATTTTGTTCTTTAATTTCCAAGGTGCGGGCACGCATTCCCTCAGCTTCATCTTTTTGCCCCGCCTTCATCAGGTCACCAATTTGTTTCGACAATACATTAAGTTCGTTCAAGTTGGCCTCCACCCCACCTTGGCACTTGCGGCGTTGCTCGTCAGTATTTATAATATTGTCCACGAGTTCAGGCTGCTTGAAATTTTTCTTGGCAAGCCCCGCCAATACTAGCTCTTTTTGCTCGCGAAGTAATTGTATTTGTAACATGGTTTATAGGTTTTGGGCTGCAAAGATAGGAATGTAATGGTTAATTACTGTCGGCTGAAGCACGACGGGTATGGATAGGATAAGGGAGGTTTTGGGCCTTGTTTGTAATTTAAAAAGATTTAAGAATAAGCACTAACGAAGTATAAGGTGCGAAGTTTTATAACCCAGGCAACCATCATAATAATTTTGTAGATGTCTCCTACCGTCGACATGACAAAATACGAGGAACATGGTGCGTCAGCCACTTTTAATACGATTGCTATCGGGACTTCATTCGTTAATCCTTGAAAAAGATAAATTAATTTTATAGAAAAATATGAAGGACGGCACATTGATTGTAAGTTGGAGTATCACAATATGAATAAAAAAAATACTTTATATATATTTATTGGTTTCTTATTATTTGCTCACATTTGCAAAGCGGACGATAACTATATAAACAAGCTGGAACAACAACTAAAAACCAAAACCGATACTGCAAAAGCAAATACACTGAACGATTTATGTTGGCTTTATCGCAGACAAATACCCGAA
Above is a window of Bacteroidota bacterium DNA encoding:
- the serS gene encoding serine--tRNA ligase yields the protein MLQIQLLREQKELVLAGLAKKNFKQPELVDNIINTDEQRRKCQGGVEANLNELNVLSKQIGDLMKAGQKDEAEGMRARTLEIKEQNKSLEEQLKSLEDEQQKMMILLPNLPHTSVPAGKTPEENEIVLEHGEIKKLYDGAKPHWDLISQYDIIDFELGNKITGAGFPVYKGKGARLQRALINFFLDEALKQGFMEIQPPILVNEDSGYGTGQLPDKEGQMYYMPADNLYCIPTAEVPITNLYRDVILREEDLPVKNVGYTPCFRREAGSWGAHVRGLNRLHQFDKVEIVQIAHPDESYDILEQMSNYVQSLLQKLELPYRVLRLCGGDMSFASAHTYDMEVWSAAQERWLEVSSVSNFESFQSNRLKLRYKSDGKTKLAHTLNGSALALPRIVAALLENNQTAEGIILPKVLHSYLGFESIS